Below is a genomic region from Listeria swaminathanii.
GTTTGTGATTTATTTCACGGTTATAATATACCATATAACCACTTATAATTCAATAGTTCACATAGCTATTTTTATTTGTACATTTCGTGAATACTGACACCACTTCAACACAAGAAAAAAAGACACGTAGACCTTACTTCTAACGTGTCTTTTTTTAGCAAATTTCACAAACAATTATTTAACTAGTTTTTCTAATTCATCTAATCTTTGTTCAAATACTTTTAACGCATCATCTACAGGATTAGGTGTCGCCATATCAACGCCAGCTTTTTTCAAAACATCAATCGGATAATCCGAACTTCCCGCTTTCAAAAAGTCGATATAAGCCGTTACTGCTTCTTGACCTTCCGTTAAGATTTTCGCACTCAACGCAGAAGCTGCCGAAAAACCAGTCGCATATTGGAACACATAATAGTTCATATAGAAATGCGGAATACGAGACCATTCATAACCAATTTCATCGTCATAAACCATCGCTTCCCCGTAATATTTCTTATTAATATCAAAATACGTTTCTGTTAAATAATCCGCAGTCAAAGCCACACCTTGTTGATCAGCTTGATGAATCGCATGCTCAAATTCAGCAAATTGTGTTTGACGGAATACCGTTCCTTTAAAACCATCTAAATAATGATTTAGTAAATAAGCACGTACTTTTGGATCATCATATTTTTTAAGCAGATAATCTGTCAACAGGTTTTCGTTCGTAGTAGAAGCAACTTCCGCTAAGAAAATCGAATAATCGCCATAAACAAACGGTTGATTTTTTCTTGTATAATAACTATGCACACTATGTCCAAGTTCATGAGCCAGCGTATACACATTATTAATATTATCTTGCCAGTTGAGTAAAATATAAGGATTCGTACTATATGACCCAGAAGAATAAGCCCCACTACGTTTTCCTTTATTTTCCATCACATCAATCCAGCGACTATCAAACGCTTCTTTTAAAATAGCTTGATATTCTTCTCCAAGTGGTTTTAACGCTTCAAGTACAAGTTCCTTTGCTTCCTCATAAGTGAATTCCAAATTAACATCATCCGAAAGTGGCGTATAAAGATCGTACATATGCAATTCTTCTAAACCAAGCAACTCTTTACGTAATTTTACATAACGATGAAGTAAATTAGCATTGGCATTCACAGATTTTAATAATGAATCATATACAGTTTCCGGAATGTGGTTACCCGAAAGCGCAGCCTCGCGAGCAGATGTATATCCTCGAGTAGTCGCGTAAAAATTGGATTTTTTCACTTGTCCATTCAAAGTAGACGCTAACGTATTTTTCAATCCTTCGTAAACGGAATACACACCAAGGAATGCATCACGACGCACACGCGGATCATTGCTTTCTAACAACTTACCGAAACGACCATGCGTAATTTCGATTTCTTCCCCATTTTCATCTTTAATCGTCGGGAACTTCATATCCGCATTGTTTAATGTATTAAATGTACTAGAAGAACTTCCAAGAACCTCACCTGCATTCGCAAGTAAAGCCTCTTCTTTCTCACTTAAAATATAAGGTCGACTTAAATTCAACTCTTCTAATAAATGGGCATATAATTGTAAATCTTTATTTTCACTTAAAAATTGTTTTAAAACATTCTCATCCATGGCTAAAATTTCAGGATCAAAATAAGACAGTGCAGACATTAATTTGGTAACTAAACTTCCTGCACGACTATTTAATCCTTGATATTTCGCATTCGCTGTATCTTGGTCCATTTTTAAGTGAGCATATACATATAAGTTACTAATTAAATCATACGCTTTATCACGGAATTGAAGCGCCTCATAAAGAGTTTGGCTACTTTCTGCTAAACGTCCTTTAAATTGACTACTTTCTTCTGTTATTTTTTGTAAATCCACAAAAGCTTTTTCCCAAGCTTCATCGTTTGGATAAATAGTAGTTAAATCCCAAGTTAGATTTTCTGGTACTTCTTCTCTTAAAGGTAATGCATTTGTTTTACTCAATATTAAAACCCCCAACCATTGTCATTTTGTTTTTATTATGAGCCAAAATAACTAAAAAAGCAAAACAGATGATTATATTTGCCCTACTCGATTATTAGTAAATGTCATCTTTCGCTTCACTCGATAACGATTTTCTGGTATCTCAGCGAGCATCCCTTTACTAATTAAATAAGAAATATACGCTTTTCCTAGTTTTAAATTTTCATTAGGCGATAACCAAATCGTTTGTATTTGTGTTACAACGGATTGAAAGCTCTCTAAAAAACACTCTCCACTGAAAGTATCCCCCTTTTCCAAACCTTTGAAAAAATTGTCCCATAAGTCAAATTGCCATTCTATAGCAGGTGTCATAACTAAAAACTGCTCTTCTAAATCTACGCCTATCTCTTTTGGCAAATAGTGAAGATAATAACCTGCGTTATATAATTTTTGCATAAATTGACCATGCTTTTTAAACTTAGCATAGTAAAAACAGATTTTTTGTCTTTCAAATTCTCTATCTCGCTTAACATAGGCGTGCCGAGTAATAATTCTCGCTATTTTCTTTTTCCATTCACTAAAAGACACTTTCATAGAAAATGGCATCTCGCTCGCGAAAAAACGATTTCCTTTTTCGAATGTTAGGTGATAATACAGCGTGCAGTTTTCGTGTTCTACTGAATAATGCCAAAAATGATAACCTAATTTCTGATCAAATTGAATAAATGCTTGTTGAAATGCAGAAAGACAAATACGTCCTTTATCTTTTTTGAGTGTCTGACCTAGTATCCAGTGCACTTCTAAACCAAGCGATAAGTAATCCATTGTGCGCTGAATCATTTCGCTAATTGGGACAGTCGAACGTTGAAATTCAATGACGGTCTTCCCATTCACGAAAATATCTGCTTGTCGGTTAATTTCTGGGAAGTAACTTTCTAATTCTACAGGTAGGCCCTGATAACAAAACCATGCCATCATTTGTCGCTTAGCCGCTAAATGTTCTTCGCTTTCGCCCTCTGAAGCAAAAGCACACTTCATAGTCTTCTCATGTGCAAAATGTGGTATCTTAATTTGCCCAGCTTTAATCATTACTGGACTTGCACATGACTTGCAAAATAGTCTTTCTTCTTGTTTCATTCGTTCCACATTCATCTTCGTAATAGTAAAAGTTTCTCCAATGCTATTTCTGGCAGTAAAAATAATAATCACTCTCCTATTAGCTCTTTAATATTATTATTCGCCATGAAATAACCATATTCCTTCCTTATTTCTAAAATCGCAAAAAAGACCCGTTTGGCTTATTTTCCAGCACAAACGGGTCTTCAAAATGAAGTTTTAGAAATGTTTTCTTATTTGCTTTAATGCAGGAACGTCAAAGATTACTTTTCCGTACTCAGCAAGCATATAACCAGTTAAATTCGACTCTAAACCGTATTCAAGTAAAATACTAACGGCATTGTCAATGTTAGATTCATCATATTTATTCTCAGGAAATTCTACATTCAAATAATACTTTCCTTGATACGAAAATAGCTTAGTTACTAAATTTTCCAGTCCTGTTGCACGTGAAAGTGAAATAGCATCTTCAAAATCACGGAACTCTAAAATAAACTCTAGCGTATCATCTTCTCCGAGTGATTCTTTCCTCACTGGATTGAAGTTTTCTTCGAGTAGTTTTTCGATTTTTTCTTCTGCAAGCTCATCTGGGGAGCTAAGCGTGACATCAAAGCCATCTTCGCCTTTTCCACCAATTGTAGCTTTTGTTACGAATACTTCTAAGCCATGTTTTAAGGCTTGGACTTGTATCCAGAGCGGACCTTCCGGAGAGAACTCTTCTTCATATTTCAGCTCATCCATCATATCCCAGAAAAGTTCTTCACTTTTCTCGCGATCATACCAAACATCTTCTTGGTTAAAACCTCGCTCTTCCAAATCCAGATAAGAGATATAAAACTTGATTGTATCCTCATTAATTCGTTCAATTTCCATCGTCACACTCTCCCTTCCTTCTTAGTCATTGACAATGAAGGGTGAAACTTAATTGGTTAAATTCATTGTAGCTCATATTAGCAAATAGTACCACCATTTTTCCTTCGTTTTCGTCGGTGGATTATTATCTTAGCTGAAAAACGAAAAAAATTCAAGAACTATTACTCCAATTACAAAAAAAAGCGCCAAGAATCCAACTGAATGGAATTCTCGGCAACCACTTTTATCAATCTTAGTTAACCATTTTTTGCGCTTCACGTAGTTGATACGTACGTACACGGCGCGGTAAGAAACGGCGAATTTCATCTTCATTGTACCCAACTTGCAAACGTTTTTCATCAATAATGATAGGACGTCTTAATAAGCCAGGATTTTTCTGGATTAATTCAAATAGTTGTTGCAAAGGAAGGCTATCTAAATCCACGTTCAATTTTTGGAACGTTTTTGAACGAGTGGAAATAATTTCATCTGTACCGTCCTCAGTCATACGAAGAATTTCTTTAATTTCATCCAAACTAAGTGGCTCAGAAAAAATGTTTCTTTCCTTATAAGGGATATCATGTTCTTCCAACCATGCACGAGCTTTTCGGCAAGATGTGCAACTAGGTGAAGTGTATAACGTTACCATTAGACATTCACACTCCTTATCGGGTATTGTTTCATTCATATAACGAAATTCTAGCAATATCTCTATTTGGAAAATTCATTAAAGAACTTACACTTCATTATACACTAATTTTGTGAAATTCTATATACTATTTTTTAAAATTTTCTTTCCAAATATGTAAAACCATTGTTAGCAAGCCGTTATGTATATGATACCCCTACTATAACTTGTTTAAACTAAAATCACATGAAAAAAAACGCTTTTTTATGAGAATTTCATGAGAATTTTAATTTTGTGAAAAAAACATCAATCAAATTTTACTCTGATTGATGTTTTAGTGTTATTTTGTAGCGGCTTCAGCAGTTAGCTTAGCATGCTTTTCTTTATACATAACTTCTTCTTCTTCTGAACAATAAACAAAGTGTCCAGGAGCGATTTCGCGCATTTTAATTTCATCGCCATCTTTATAGTTATGAGAAGTCGGATCATATGCTTTACGCACACGAGTACGCTCATAATTTGGATCTGGCAAAGGAATCGCGGATAAAAGAGATTCCGTATAAGGGTGTAGCGGTGCATGATATAAATCATTGGCAGGCGCTAACTCGACTAATTTACCGAAGTACATTACGCCGATACGATCACTAATGTATTTAACCATTGATAAATCGTGGGCAATAAATAGGTAAGTTAGATTTTTTTCTTTTTGTAATTGACGTAATAAGTTAACTACTTGTGCTTGGATAGATACATCCAGTGCAGAAATAGGCTCATCGGCAATAATAAATTCTGGTTGAACAGCAAGCGCACGAGCGATACCGATACGTTGACGTTGACCACCGGAGAATTCATGCGGGTAACGACCAGCATGTTCTTTACTTAGACCAACTGTTTCAAGTAGCTCATAAACTTGTTGATTCGTTTCTTCAGGCGTTTTAGCAAGGCCGTGGATACGAATACCTTCTGCAATGATATCTTTAACTTTCATACGCGGATTTAAAGACGCATATGGATCTTGGAAAATCATTTGCATTTTACGACGGAACTCAAGCATTTCTTTACGGCTTTTACGTGCATGCACATTTTTGCCATTATAAATAA
It encodes:
- the spxA gene encoding transcriptional regulator SpxA; translation: MVTLYTSPSCTSCRKARAWLEEHDIPYKERNIFSEPLSLDEIKEILRMTEDGTDEIISTRSKTFQKLNVDLDSLPLQQLFELIQKNPGLLRRPIIIDEKRLQVGYNEDEIRRFLPRRVRTYQLREAQKMVN
- a CDS encoding competence protein CoiA, which encodes MIIIFTARNSIGETFTITKMNVERMKQEERLFCKSCASPVMIKAGQIKIPHFAHEKTMKCAFASEGESEEHLAAKRQMMAWFCYQGLPVELESYFPEINRQADIFVNGKTVIEFQRSTVPISEMIQRTMDYLSLGLEVHWILGQTLKKDKGRICLSAFQQAFIQFDQKLGYHFWHYSVEHENCTLYYHLTFEKGNRFFASEMPFSMKVSFSEWKKKIARIITRHAYVKRDREFERQKICFYYAKFKKHGQFMQKLYNAGYYLHYLPKEIGVDLEEQFLVMTPAIEWQFDLWDNFFKGLEKGDTFSGECFLESFQSVVTQIQTIWLSPNENLKLGKAYISYLISKGMLAEIPENRYRVKRKMTFTNNRVGQI
- the mecA gene encoding adaptor protein MecA, which encodes MEIERINEDTIKFYISYLDLEERGFNQEDVWYDREKSEELFWDMMDELKYEEEFSPEGPLWIQVQALKHGLEVFVTKATIGGKGEDGFDVTLSSPDELAEEKIEKLLEENFNPVRKESLGEDDTLEFILEFRDFEDAISLSRATGLENLVTKLFSYQGKYYLNVEFPENKYDESNIDNAVSILLEYGLESNLTGYMLAEYGKVIFDVPALKQIRKHF
- a CDS encoding ABC transporter ATP-binding protein, which gives rise to MTEQREKLLEIHNLKQYFNKGTASEVRAVDDISFDIYKGETLGLVGESGCGKSTTGRTIIRLYDATGGEVIYNGKNVHARKSRKEMLEFRRKMQMIFQDPYASLNPRMKVKDIIAEGIRIHGLAKTPEETNQQVYELLETVGLSKEHAGRYPHEFSGGQRQRIGIARALAVQPEFIIADEPISALDVSIQAQVVNLLRQLQKEKNLTYLFIAHDLSMVKYISDRIGVMYFGKLVELAPANDLYHAPLHPYTESLLSAIPLPDPNYERTRVRKAYDPTSHNYKDGDEIKMREIAPGHFVYCSEEEEVMYKEKHAKLTAEAATK
- the pepF gene encoding oligoendopeptidase F, with the protein product MSKTNALPLREEVPENLTWDLTTIYPNDEAWEKAFVDLQKITEESSQFKGRLAESSQTLYEALQFRDKAYDLISNLYVYAHLKMDQDTANAKYQGLNSRAGSLVTKLMSALSYFDPEILAMDENVLKQFLSENKDLQLYAHLLEELNLSRPYILSEKEEALLANAGEVLGSSSSTFNTLNNADMKFPTIKDENGEEIEITHGRFGKLLESNDPRVRRDAFLGVYSVYEGLKNTLASTLNGQVKKSNFYATTRGYTSAREAALSGNHIPETVYDSLLKSVNANANLLHRYVKLRKELLGLEELHMYDLYTPLSDDVNLEFTYEEAKELVLEALKPLGEEYQAILKEAFDSRWIDVMENKGKRSGAYSSGSYSTNPYILLNWQDNINNVYTLAHELGHSVHSYYTRKNQPFVYGDYSIFLAEVASTTNENLLTDYLLKKYDDPKVRAYLLNHYLDGFKGTVFRQTQFAEFEHAIHQADQQGVALTADYLTETYFDINKKYYGEAMVYDDEIGYEWSRIPHFYMNYYVFQYATGFSAASALSAKILTEGQEAVTAYIDFLKAGSSDYPIDVLKKAGVDMATPNPVDDALKVFEQRLDELEKLVK